A stretch of Eleutherodactylus coqui strain aEleCoq1 chromosome 2, aEleCoq1.hap1, whole genome shotgun sequence DNA encodes these proteins:
- the LOC136611064 gene encoding E3 ubiquitin/ISG15 ligase TRIM25-like, with protein MASAAVRDELLCSVCLSTYTDPVMLRCGHNFCRVCIHRVLDTQDEAGVYSCPECREESQERPALMRNLALRNIMENFLITPPTQTEAGIFCTYCVDSPVPAAKSCLMCEASLCEKHLRVHSKSAEHVLCEPSANLEDRKCSVHKKILEYYCTEDTACICVYCSAGEHRGHRVEMLDEASEKKKERLRNVLQKLITRREETEERVRSLEERRRKAQENASGEAERVTALCRDIRRRLNDLEKRVLSEISRQEKEESLLSSTLIQKLEKQKDELSRKMRHIEELCNMTDPLTVLQEPDTGDLCDPVDTGGHDGGDGSMGGHDKWLHDVDGPDVAVISDTLHTLCDIVTDIRRGIYVGGPADILLDVNTAANYIRVSDDRKTATRTQENRPYTAERFQYDQVMSRRGFSSGRHYWDVDISRSGGWRVGMCYPSIDRSRGQFLIGDNNKSWCLRRFNNQYSVIHNSKEILLPHIINNRVRICLDYGAGRLSFYELCDPIRHLHTFTASFTEPLHALLRVFHGSITILGEATTGRNHNRN; from the coding sequence ATGGCGTCTGCTGCTGTGAGAGACGAGCTGCTCTGCTCCGTCTGTCTGAGCACTTATACAGATCCTGTAATgctgagatgtggacacaacttctgccGGGTCTGTATTCATCGTGTGCTGGATACACAGGACGAGGCTGGAGTTTATTCCTGTCCTGAATGCAGAGAGGAGTCTCAGGAGCGGCCGGCACTGATGAGGAACTTGGCTCTGCGTAACATCATGGAGAACTTCCTGATTACTCCTCCGACACAGACGGAAGCCGGGATCTTCTGCACTTATTGTGTGGACTCTCCTGTACCGGCTGCTAAATCCTGTCTGATGTGTGAAGCTTCTCTGTGCGAGAAACACCTGAGAGTTCACAGCAAGTCAGCAGAACACGTCTTATGTGAGCCCAGCGCCAACCTGGAGGACAGGAAATGTTCTGTCCATAAGAAGATCCTGGAATATTACTGCACTGAGGACACCGCTTGTATCTGTGTTTATTGCTCAGCAGGAGAACATCGGGGTCATCGGGTGGAGATGCTGGATGAGGCCtctgagaagaagaaggagagactGAGAAATGTTCTCCAGAAACTGATCACAAGGAGGGAGGAGACTGAGGAAAGAGTCCGGAGTCTGGAGGAGCGCAGGAGGAAAGCTCAAGAAAATGCATCTGGAGAAGCGGAGAGAGTCACTGCCCTGTGTAGAGACATCAGGAGACGGCTGAATGACCTGGAGAAGAGGGTCCTGAGCGAGATCTCCAGGCAGGAGAAGGAAGAGTCACTCTTATCCTCTACTCTGATCCAGAAGCTGGAAAAACAGAAGGAcgagctgtccaggaagatgagacACATTGAGGAGCTGTGTAACATGACTGATCCACTGACTGTCTTACAGGAACCAGACACCGGGGACTTGTGTGATCCTGTGGAcacagggggacatgatggaggtgatgggaGCATGGGGGGACATGATAAATGGCTGCATGATGTAGATGGTCCGGATGTGGCTGTGATCtcagacacattacacacattatgTGACATAGTAACAGATATTAGGAGGGGGATCTATGTGGGGGGTCCTGCAGACATATTACTGGATGTAAACACAGCTGCTAATTATATCCGTGTATCAGATGACCGGAAAACTGCAACCAGGACACAAGAGAACCGTCCATATACAGCAGAGAGATTCCAGTATGATCAGGTGATGAGCAGGAGGGGATTCTCCTCAGGACGACATTACTGGGATGTGGATATCAGTAGATCAGGGGGGTGGAGGGTGGGGATGTGTTACCCCAGTATAGACAGGAGTCGAGGTCAGTTCTTAATTGGAGATAATAACAAGTCCTGGTGTTTGAGGAGGTTTAATAATCAGTACTCAGTGATACATAATAGTAAAGAGATCCTGTTACCTCACATTATCAATAATAGAGTCAGGATCTGTCTGGATTATGGGGCCGGGCGGTTGTCCTTTTATGAGCTGTGTGACCccatcagacacttacacaccttcACTGCCTCCTTCACCGAGCCGCTTCATGCTCTATTACGTGTATTTCATGGTTCAATAACAATATTGGGAGAAGCAACGACTGGGAGAAACCATAATAGAAACTGA